A part of Eschrichtius robustus isolate mEscRob2 chromosome 20, mEscRob2.pri, whole genome shotgun sequence genomic DNA contains:
- the FOXJ1 gene encoding forkhead box protein J1, which yields MAESWLRVSGAGAAEEAGPEGGLEESDALDDSLTSLQWLQEFSILNAKAPTLPSGGTDPHGYHQVPGSAAPGSPLAADPACLGQPHTPGKPTSSCTSRSAPPGLQAPPPDDVDYATNPQVKPPYSYATLICMAMQASKATKITLSAIYKWITDNFCYFRHADPTWQNSIRHNLSLNKCFIKVPREKDEPGKGGFWRIDPQYAERLLSGAFKKRRLPPVHIHPAFARQAAPEPSSAPWAGPLTVNTEAQQLLREFEEATGEAGWGAGEGRLGHKRKQPLPKRVAKVPRPSSTLLLTQEEQGELEPLKGNFDWEAIFDAGTLGGELGTLEALELSPPLSAALHGDVDLTVHGRHIDCPVTWGPPVEQATDSLDFDETFLATSFLQHPWDESGSSCLPPEPLFEAGDATLASDLHDWASMGAFL from the exons ATGGCGGAGAGCTGGCTACGCGTCTCGGGAGCAGGGGCGGCGGAGGAGGCCGGACCGGAAGGCGGCCTGGAGGAGTCCGACGCCCTGGATGACAGCCTGACCAGCCTGCAGTGGCTGCAGGAATTCTCTATTCTCAACGCCAAGGCCCCCACCCTGCCTTCGGGGGGCACTGACCCCCACGGCTACCACCAGGTGCCAGGCTCGGCCGCGCCGGGGTCTCCCCTGGCGGCCGACCCCGCCTGCCTGGGACAGCCGCACACGCCCGGCAAGCCCACGTCCTCGTGCACGTCGCGGAGCGCCCCCCCGGGGCTGCAGGCCCCGCCTCCCGACGACGTGGACTACGCCACCAACCCGCAAGTGAAGCCGCCCTACTCATATGCCACACTCATCTGCATGGCCATGCAGGCCAGCAAGGCCACCAAGATCACCCTGTCGGCCATCTACAAGTGGATCACGGACAACTTCTGCTACTTCCGCCACGCTGATCCCACCTGGCAG AACTCCATCCGCCACAACCTGTCCCTGAACAAGTGCTTCATCAAGGTGCCTCGGGAGAAGGACGAGCCAGGCAAGGGGGGCTTCTGGCGCATCGACCCCCAGTACGCCGAGCGGCTGCTGAGTGGGGCCTTCAAGAAGCGGCGGCTGCCGCCAGTCCACATCCACCCGGCCTTTGCCCGCCAGGCCGCGCCGGAGCCCAGCTCCGCCCCGTGGGCCGGGCCACTGACCGTGAACACCGAGGCCCAGCAGCTGCTGCGGGAGTTCGAGGAGGCCACTGGGGAGGCGGGCTGGGGTGCGGGCGAGGGCAGGCTGGGGCATAAGCGTAAACAGCCGCTGCCCAAGCGGGTGGCCAAGGTCCCGCGGCCCTCCAGCACCCTGCTGCTGACCCAGGAGGAGCAGGGCGAGCTGGAACCCCTCAAGGGCAACTTTGACTGGGAGGCCATCTTCGACGCCGGCACGCTGGGCGGGGAGCTGGGCACGCTGGAGGCCTTGGAGCTGAGCCCGCCGCTGAGCGCCGCCTTGCACGGGGACGTGGACCTCACCGTCCACGGCCGCCACATCGACTGCCCTGTTACCTGGGGGCCGCCGGTGGAGCAGGCTACCGACAGCCTGGACTTCGACGagaccttcctggccacatcctTCCTGCAGCACCCCTGGGACGAGAGCGGCAGTAGCTGCCTGCCCCCCGAGCCCCTCTTTGAGGCCGGGGATGCCACCCTGGCCTCTGACCTGCACGACTGGGCCAGCATGGGCGCCTTCCTGTAA